Within Aliidiomarina minuta, the genomic segment ACTTGCTAAGGCGGGAGGTTTTGCGTGCGACTTCCTGTTCTAACAGATTATTCTGTTCGTCCAGCTGTTGGTTCGCATGACGTAACTTCTGTTCTGTTAAGCGCAGGTCGTCCTGATGCTCCTGTAAATTATCAATAAGGCGATTGTACGCCTCTTCTACCTGAGTGAATTCATTGTTGTCCTGATCGGCGAGGTGAATTCTGGAGTCATCCAGATCATCAATATGGAAACCGTCAATTTGTTTGCTGAGCTCACGAAAAGGCTGGGTTAGCATACGATTGAAAGCTACTGAAAACAGTAAAAACAGCAAGGTACTTTTGATAATGGCATTGCCCACTAAGAAGAACAGGCTGACTTTCAGACGCTCAATAGCAACATCCCGGTTAGAAAATACTGCAACATCACCGACTCGGGTGGACTGGCCGGAAAACTCAAATATTAAAGGGCTGTAATGACCAAATACGCCGCGTTGTTCGGATAAGGAAACCGAACTGTTGCTTTCTGGTAGCTCCTGAGGCAGAAAAGTTTCACCCATGTGAACCAGAACTTCGCCGTTATCATCCCGGATGATAACGCCGCCAATGGAAGGAATATTAATGAGCCCTTCAGCCAGGGCATTTATTTGCTGTGAGTTAAACTCCCAGAGTGCGCGCGTAAGACTGGCAGCAAAGGTGTGTTGCTGGTTTTCCAGTTCCGATACCAGGTAGCGTTTGGTATTAAAGTATTCTCCCGCGATGTGTACGCAGGTAACCATAAACGTCAGTAAAAAATAAACTGACAACACACGGGTAAGCAAAGAGCGGGAAATACGACTGGTTTGCACCGTCACTCCTGACTTTGTATACAGACTGGTGGAGTTAACATTGCTGGTCCCTTTGCCTATTATTATTTTGTTAATTTAGCGTTAACAATCTAACTCTACCAAGTTGCACAAGTCGCGCAACTGATTTTTACCGCTTTTTGGTGAATAGATCAAAGTACTGGGCTTGCGATGTGCAGGGAACAGGCTACGCCTTGTTTTGCTGAAAATGACGGAAAAGAATAATTTAGCACTTGATCCTGATACCCACAGGTTATAAATTGATACCCATAGGTATCAGTAATTACATTTAAATATCAAGGAACAGATATGAAACATTCATCCTCCTCAACCTCAAACCCTTATGACGCATGGACCCCTGATCTCCAGGTACAGGCACTGAAGCGAGTGGCGCAAAGTATCTTCATGCTGGCGGCAGGGGTGGCTTTCTTCGCCGTGTCCAGGTGGTTTAGTGCTCCTTTATTGATAATTATGCTGGGGTATATTGGGCTTATAGTTTCGACTGTTGTTGCACCTTTAGTATTTATGACAAGTGGCCTCATGGCAGGAGACCAACCTTACGCGAAGAGGCAGAGGTTCAGTGATGAGTTTTGTTTGTACGCCATTGCAAGCGGGTATAAAGCGGTTAGCTGGGTCCTGGTAATGAGTTCAGTAGCTTTATTTTTTTTCGCTGGCGGGTTTTCCGGAACTGCCCTTATTAACGAGATAAGTGTGCAGCACATAGGGGGTGTCTATGTACTGCTGGCTGGACTGACATGGGCGATCGCTATTATACGACTGGTTAAAGAGGAAGCTACTGACGAGCAGGAAGAGTATGACTGACGCAGGTTACGGGAGAGCTCATGGAAGCTGTTTATAATCGCATTGCGATGGAACGTAAAATGCGCGGCTTGTCGCAGCAGCAACTGGCGGACGCTATTGGGGTTTCGCGTAAAACTATCAGCACCATAGAAACGCGGCGTTTTACCCCGTCAGTGGTGGTGGCGTTAAAACTGGCCTATTACTTTGAGTTGCCGGTAGAGGTGTTATTCAGTTTAACTTGACGCTGGTCAAAAATAATACAAAACCTCCTTGAGTTATCGTTGAATACCTCTATATAAATAGTTGCCTGATAGGTAATTTTAATTTATCAACATAAAGGAGGTCCATCATGAGCAACAAGTCTTGGTCGGAATCAAAACTTGCGCCGTGGAACTGGAACAAGCATGAAGAGCAAACGCCAGCGCTTACCGAAGACAAAGACAGCCATCCGATCGCGCGTTTTCATCGCGACATTGATCGTTTGTTTGCCGATACCTTTCGTGCATTGAATGTGCCTGATTTGCTTGATCATGGTGCCAAAAACGAGTCTATTTGGGGCGGTTCGGCGATACTGCGACCTAGCCTTGATATTAAGGAGCATACGGATAGTTACGAGCTGTCGGTGGAATTACCTGGGGTTAACAAGGACGACCTGAAGCTGAACCTTGAAGGTAATCTGTTAACCATCAGTGGTGAAAAGAAGAACGAGTCGAAGTCAGATGAGAAAGGCAAGTATCACCGCGTAGAGCGCAGCTATGGCAGCTTTAGCCGAACGTTAACCTTGCCTGAAGATATCGACAGTAAAGATATTAAGGCTGCCTTTAATGAAGGTATCCTGAACATAGAAATTAAGCGAGTTAAAGGTAAAGAGAGCCCCAACTCGG encodes:
- a CDS encoding helix-turn-helix transcriptional regulator; this translates as MEAVYNRIAMERKMRGLSQQQLADAIGVSRKTISTIETRRFTPSVVVALKLAYYFELPVEVLFSLT
- a CDS encoding Hsp20/alpha crystallin family protein, with translation MSNKSWSESKLAPWNWNKHEEQTPALTEDKDSHPIARFHRDIDRLFADTFRALNVPDLLDHGAKNESIWGGSAILRPSLDIKEHTDSYELSVELPGVNKDDLKLNLEGNLLTISGEKKNESKSDEKGKYHRVERSYGSFSRTLTLPEDIDSKDIKAAFNEGILNIEIKRVKGKESPNSEIPIT